ACGTCGTAACCCTCGATGACGTCCTCGGTGTGGTTGCGCGTCTCTCCCCAGTCGATACGGCCGCCTTCGGCGAATTCATCGGAGTGTTGGCTCCCGAGGAGCGCGTTCTCCACGAGGTCGAAGTCCATGACGAGACCGCGTTCGTGGCGGTCCTCCGGGATGTAGGCCATCCCCGCGTCGATGCGCTCGCGCCGGGACAGGGTCGAAACGTCTTCACCGAGGTAGTCTATTTGACCGGACTCGGGCAGTCGCAGTCCCGTAATCGCCTCGATGAGTTCTGACTGGCCGTTCCCGTCCACGCCAGCGATGCCGAACACTTCGCCCTCGCGGACCTCGAAGTCAACGTCGGAGACCGCTTCGATGTCGCGCTCGTCGGTGACGACGAGGTCGTCCACGGAGAGAACGGTGTCTCCGGGATTGCTCTCGTCCTTCTCGACTTCGAGGAGTACCTCCCGGCCGACCATGAGTTCCGCGAGTTCCTCGCGGGTGGTCTCGTCAGCCTTGACAGTACCGACGTTCTCGCCGTCCCGCAGAATCGTGATGTCGTCTGCGGCGTGCATCGCCTCGCCGAGTTTGTGCGTGATGAAGATAATCGTCTTGCCCTGGTCGGTGAGTTCCTCGATGACTTCCAGCAAGTCCTCGACCTCTTGGGGCGTGAGTACAGCGGTCGGTTCGTCCAGAATCAGTACGTCGGCACCACGGTAGAGTGCCTTCAAAATCTCGACCCGTTGTTGGACGCCGACGCTGACCTCTTCGATGGTCGCATCCGGGTCCACGTCGAAGCCGTAGCGTTGGCTCAACTCGCGTACTTCGCGGCGGGCACGGTCGTGGTCGGCGACGAGGCCGCCCCACTTGCGCGGTTCGTTCCCGAGGACGATGTTCTCCGCGACCGTCATCGGGTCCACGAGCATGAAGTGCTGGTGAATCATCCCGACGCCCGCGTCGATGGCGTCGCGTGGCGAGTCGAAGTCCTGTTCCTCGCCGCCGACCGACACGGTTCCTTCGGTCGGTTCGTAGAGGCCGTAGAGGACGTTCATCAACGTCGTCTTGCCCGCCCCGTTCTCGCCGAGGAGCGCGTGGACGGTGCCTTCCTCGACGACGAGGTCTACGTCGTCGTTCGCCACGACGCCGGGAAACCGCTTCGTGATTCCATCTAAGTGAACTGCGTTACTCATAAATACGTTCCCCACTCGAAAGGTGTCACGCCGTGACAATTCATGTGGCCGTCCCTACTGGGGCTTCGTCGGCACACTAATGTCGCCGTCGATTATCTTCTGGCGAGACTGCGAGATGCCGTCCTTGACTTCCTGCGGGATGTCGGAGCCGAGGCTCTGCCCGTAGACGCAGGCGACGCCGTCTTTTTCGAGGCCGAGTGCCTGCACGCCGCCACCGTTGTAGTTGCCATTGACCTTGTTATCGATGGACTTGTAAACCGCGTTGTCCACGCGCTTGACCATGCTCGCGAGGATGACGTCCTTGTAGCTCGGTTCGCTACGCGACTGGTCTGCGTCCACGCCGACTGCGAAGCGGCCTTCCTGCTGGGCCGCCTTGAAGACGCCGAGACCGGTCGCACCGGCCGCGTGGTAGACGATGTCCGCGCCGTTCTGGTACATCGACAGCGCGGCCTCCTTGCCTTTCGAGGGGTCGCCGAACGAACCGGTGTAGGTCACGTCCACCGACACGTCGGAGTTGGCGTGCGCGACGCCTTTCTCGAAGCCAGCCTGGAACTTCTCGATGAGCGGGACCTTCACACCGCCGACGAAGCCGACCTTCGTCTCGCTCGATGCGGTCGCTCCGGCACCGGCACTGAAGTCGCGCGTCGTCAGCATGCTGGCGAGTTGGCCGACGAGGAACGACCCCTGATGCTCTTTGAACGTGTAGTTGGCGACGTTGGACTGCTCGACGACGGAGTCAACGAGCATGAAGTCCTGGTCCGAGAAGTTCTTCGAGTTCGCCTTGAGCGCTTCAGTCTGGGCGTAGCCGATGCAACAGATGAGGTCGAACTTGTTCTGGGACGCGAACCGTCGCTGGAGCGTCTTGAAGTCCGACTGCTGTTGTGGCTGGGCGTTCTGGAAGGTGATGCCCATCTCCTCCTCCGCGCGCTTGACGCCCTTGTTCGCCATGTCGTTGAACGACTTGTCGCCGAGACCGCCGAGCGCGTACACCATGCCGACGTTGAGGTCTGCGTTGGCCTCGCCGCCACTCGTCGTCGAGTCGTCGGTCGTTCCCGACGCGTCCGTCGTGCCGGACGATCCGCTGGTCGTCTCTTCCGTCGTGGTGTCGCTCCCGCCGGAGCCGTTGAGACTGATACAACCAGAGAGTGCGCCTACGCCGACCGCACCACCGGTCAGTTTAAGAAACGTACGTCTGTCACTGTTGGACATTGTAGGCGAAAGATACGAACAGCTCCTGATAAATGCGTCGTTTCACCTGGTCGAACCCAGAATAATGCCGATTCTGTTCAGACAGATGACTGCTGTCTTCCGGATTCAAAGACCGACGGCGCGGCGAACTTCGTCGGCCGCTTGCTCTACCAGTTCGTCCACGTCGTCGCTCTCGGCGTACACCCGGACGTACGGCTCGGTGCCGCTCGGCCGAACCAGCACCCACGACCCGTCCGGAAGCGTCGCACGCACCCCGTACTCGGTGTTGACGGAGGCGTCTGAGAACTGCTCGGGGATTGCGGTCTCCAGTCGTGCCATCACGTCTGCTTTCGCGTCGTCCGGACAGGAGACGCTGACTTTGCGGTAGGGCCGCTCGGTGACCGGTCCTCGGAGTGGCTCGACGCCACCCGCTTCGGCGACGAGTCGAGAGATGACCGCGGCGCTCGTGACGCCATCTATCCAGCCACCGAACTGGGTGTGGATGTGTTTCCACGGTTCGGCCGCGAAGACGACTTCTGTGCCCTCGCTTCCGTCGGCGCGGGCGGTCGCGATTCCCTCGTGGAGCGCACCCAGTCGGACGCGCTCGACGCGCCCGCCAGCGGCCTCGACGCGCTCGTCGATTCGCCCCGACGCGTTCGGCGTCGTCACGACGACCGGGTCCTCGGCGTCGCTCTGCTCGGTGTAGTGAGCGGCGAGCACTGCGACGACGGTATCCTCGTGGATGACTTCGCCGTCGCCGTCCACGACGACGATGCGGTCGGCGTCGCCGTCGTGACCGATGCCGAGGTGGAATTCTCGGGACTCCGCTCCCTCACCAGCGACGAACTCGCGAAGGTCCGACAGCGTCTCGGGCGTCGGCTTGCTCTCCCGGCCGGGGAAGTGACCGTCCACGTTGGCGTTGAGCGTCACCACGTGCGCGCCGAGTGCGCGAAGCACCTGTGGCGTTGCGACTGCGGCCATACCGTTGCCACAATCGACCGCGACACGGAGTCCGTCGAGTGGGGCACCGTGTTCGCGAGCGTACTCGGTGACGGCCTCCCGATAGTTGGGGAGGACCGCCAGGTCTTCGCTGTGGCCCCACTCGTCCCACGCGACTGGCGAGTCGTCGGCCTCGACGCGCTCGTCTATCGTGCGCTCGGCGTCTCGGTCGTACTCTTGGCCGTCTGCGAACAGCTTGATGCCGTTGTCGGTCGGCGGGTTGTGACTCGCGGTGAGCATCACGCCGCGTCGGCCCTGCGACGCGAACGCGAGTGCGGGGGTCGGGAGTTGCCCGACGCGGCGAACGTCCGCCCCGACGCTTTCCAGACCGGCTTCCATCGCCGCCGCGAGTGCCGTCCCCGTCTCGCGGCCGTCGCGGCCGACGACGAACGTCTCGCCGTCGCGGCCAGCGGCCCGACCGACCGAGAGTGCCAACTCCGGGGTCACCTTCGTCACGACGCTACCGCGGATGCCCGCGGTTCCGAAGAGGTCCATGTCGGGACGTTTGGTCCCGGACACTTAGCTTCCCTCGATTTCGTTCGAGACCTTGGGCTGACGCGAAGAGACGAAATCGACGCCGAACGAGTTCGTCTTCGACCTGACAGAACGTAGTGACAAGATGGCTTACAACTTATTAAAATTGAGAAAGCTTATGAACCAAAAGGTCGTACGGATAGCTAACGATGGCTACTGATAGCACCCAACCGGCCGAAGACGTCTCGTCGTTCGTCGGTCACCTCCGCGCCCTCAAGCGGGACGGGTGCAGCCTCTTCGTGGTCGGCGACGTGCCGAGATACTTGTTCACGCGTGCCAGCGAGAGCATGCTCGGCGACGATGACGTCGACCGATATCGAGCGATGGTCGTCACCGACGCGGACGAAGAGAGCGTTCGCAGTCGGCTTCCGTCCGCCACGGACTCGGCGGGAACCAAGACGCGAGTCCTGACCTGCGCGAACTCGGTTCGCTCGGTTTCCTCGGAGCGAGCGTCCCTCTGTTCGGAACAGTCTCCCGAGGTGGGGCCGACGATGCCCGAAGGACCGGAGACACGAACGGTGAGCGACCGCTCCGAGCTACAGACCGAGCTATTCGACGCAATCGAAGCGTTCGACCGACAAGCCGACGGCGTTCGTCCGGCCCAACTGCGCGTCGGCGTCGATTCGCTCGGTCCGATGCTCGACATCTGCGACGAGGACGAGGTTCGCCAGTTCGCCGAGCGAGTCGGCGAGCGCGTGCGGGCACACAACGGGATGGCCCACTTCGTCCTCACCGAATCGTACGACAGCGAGCGCGTCCAGCGACTCGCCGACGCGTTCGACGCCGTCGTCGAACTCCGCGTCCAAGACGGCGACGGTGAGGAGCGCTGGCACCTCCCGGACAGCGACGTGACGATGCCGTGGGTGTCGCTCTGACTGATTCCTCGACCGAAACCCGTGAGAACTAAGCCGGGGAGTTTCGTATCGGGAACTATGAAGTTCCCTAGCGTCACATCCCCGGAAGGACTGTTCGACTATCTCATCGGTATCATCATACTGTTGTCGGCCGTAATCGGAATCGTACTCGTGGTGTTCGGCAACACGCACTGAGCAGTACGCATCGAATAGCGGACCGAATTGCAGAGGAAGCGCGGTTCGAAGCGGTTGGTGCCTCGACCGATTCGGGGACCCATTCTGCAGAGAGAGACCGACCCGGAGAGCGTCGCTACAGTTCGACGCCGCTGGGGATGAGACTGTGCTGGCGTAGCAAGTGGCCGTCGCTGTTGTAGACCAAGAACGTACTCTTGTCGTAGGCGACGAGGTCCTCGCCGTTGATGCTGATTTCGACGTGGTAGCGCCCGTCGCTGTCGCCGGAGGCTTTGCCGTACTCGCGGGCCGCACGGATGAACTTCAGCACGTCGTCTGCGTCCTCGTTCAGTTCGAGGACGAAGTCGCCCGTGATGCGGTTCGTGACGCTGACGACGCCGGTCGTGTCGGGGTCGTCTACCTCCCCTTGGAGTCTGTAGGCGACGTCCGTCTCGGCGGCGTCGAGCAGTTCGTCGCTCGTCCCGGTGAGGCGCTCTCTGAGCGTCGAGGATGGGCCCTCGAAGTCGATGAGTACTGTCGGCTTCTCCGCCGAACCGTCCTCCTCGACCCAATCGACGTTTCGAACGTCTAGCGTGAAGTAGTCGCGCCTCATTCCGTACACGGCCGTACGGTCCCGCACGGTATGAACGTAACGCTGGCCGACACTGTGACCATCGACCGTTGATTTAAGTGCCCCCGATTCGACGTGTCGTTTGAACTACTGCGGCGACACGTACACAGACCGATGACAGAGTGGACCACCGACGACGTGCGGGTTCGAATTCGAGAGTTCCAGCGGACGCTCAAGCGCACCGCGGAGGTACTCGGTGGGACGCCCGTCGATACAGGGAACTACGACCCGGGCGAGCACGGGCTACTCGTGTCGTTCTCGGGCATCGACGGCTACGAGGAAATCGAGCGGTACTGGGTGAACGCCCCCTTCGCGTTCGTCTCCGTCAACTACGACGACGAGGAGAACGAACACCGGTATCACGTCGTCGAACCCGACCTCGACGACCTCGAAACCGACCTGCTCGCGCGACTGTTCGAGGACCTTCGAGACTCGCTCATCCATCGGCGCGACTCCGCGGAGGAGGCCGCCGCCGAGGCGCTGAAAGAAGAGTTGGAAGAACTGCTCTCGGTGTACGGCGTCGAAGTGGACGCCGCGAGTTTCTATCGGTTGTTCTACTACCTCCACCGGTCGTTCAGCGGGTTCGGAAAGCTCGACCCACTGATGTCGGACCCGCACATCGAGGACGTGTCCTGCGACGGCTACGACCTGCCAATCTTCGTCTACCACGACGAGTACACCGACATCGAGACGAACATCGTCTACGGGCAAGACGAGTTGGACAACCTCGTCGTGCGACTCGCACAACAGTCCGGCCAGCACGTCAGCATCGGCGACCCCGTGGTCGAGGCGACCCTACCGGATGGGTCGCGCGCCGAACTCGCGCTCGGGGAAGAAGTCACCCCGCGAGGCTCTGCGTTCACCATCCGGAAGTACGCCGACGAACCCTTCACTCCTGTGGACCTCGTGGACTACGGCACCTTCTCGCTGGACCAGATGGCGTACCTCTGGTTGGCCATCGAGAGCAACAAGTCGCTGTTGTTCGCTGGCGGGACTGCCTCTGGCAAGACCACGTCGATGAACGCCATCTCGATGTTCATCCCGCCGCGCTCGAAGGTGCTGACCATCGAGGACACCCGCGAACTCGCGCTCTACCACGACAACTGGCTCTCGTCGGTCACCAGAGAGCGGCGGGGCGAAGGCGCGGACATCACGATGTACGACCTCCTGCGCTCTGCACTCCGCCACCGCCCCGAGTACATCGTCGTCGGTGAGGTGCGTGGCCAAGAAGCGATGACGCTCTTTCAGGCGATGAACACGGGCCACACGACGTACTCGACCATGCACGCAGACAGCGTCCAGACGGTCATCAACCGCCTCGAAAACAAGCCCATCGAGGTGCCGCGAGCGATGATTCAGAGTCTCGACGTGCTCTGTGTGCAGACGTTGACCCACGTCGGCGACGAGCGGGTGCGCCGGAACAAAGTCGTCGCCGAAATCGAGGGCATCGACCAGCGAACCGGCGACTTGGACTACTCGACGACGTTCTCGTGGAAGGCCAATCGAGACGAGTTCCGGCAGAACGACAGCCACGTGCTGGACGAGATTCAGGACGAACGCGGGTGGTCCCGAGGCGAACTCCTCGGCGAACTCCGGAACCGGAAGCGAGTGTTGAAGTTCCTCTCTGAGCAGGGCGTCACCGACTACAAGCGGTTCACCGCGATGGTCAACGAGTACTACGCGCACCCCGAGCGCGTGCTGGACAGTATCGGCACCGAGACAGAAGTCGCCGTCGGACCCGACTGATGTTCGAGTACGTCCCGCTGGTAGCGGTCGGTCTCGTGTGGCTCTCGATAGGCGTCGCGGCCATCGACCGGCGCGTGAACCGGGTCGTGACGCGCGTCGCGCTCACGCTGTTCGGTGGCTACGTCACGGACAACGGTCGCCGCCGCGCGCGGAGACAGCGACTGTTGCAGTCGGTCCACGTCGCAGAGACGTATCGGATGTACGCCGCGAAGACCGTGCTGTACGCGGCGATTGCGGCAGTAACTGGGAGCGTCATCGGGGTCTACCTCGTCGGGGCCGGATTGGCCGTGATTTCTATCTCGTCCGAGACGGTTCGCGCGACGCTCCCGAGTCAACTCGGCCCGCTCGCGACCGTCTTCGGCGACCCGAACCTCAGCGTCGGCCAGTTGTTCGCGCTCCTGTTGGCGAGTAGCGCGACCGTCGGTCTCGGGGCGGGCACACTCACCTACTGGATTCGCTGGGAGAACCTCTCCTATCGAGCGAACACCCGCGAGCGCCAGATAGACGAGAGTCTGGCGCGCACGGTCGCGTTCGTCTACGCCCTCTCGCGCAGTGGCATGGCGTTCCCCGAAATCATGCGGACGCTGGCGCGTAATCAGGACGTGTACGGCGAGGCCGCCGCGGAGGTCGCGGTCGCGGTGAAGTCGATGGACATCGCGGGACTGGACATGCTGTCGGCCATCGAGCGCCTCGGCGAGCAGACGCCCAGCGAGAAGTTCGAGGAGTTCTCGGACAACCTCGCCAGCGTCCTCCGGAGCGGCCAGAGCGTCCCCAGCTATCTCGCCGACCAGTACGACCGGTTCCAACAGGAGGCCGAGGACCAACAGGAGTCGTTCCTCGAACTGCTGGCGACGCTAGCAGAAGCGTACGTCTCGGTGTTCGTCGTCGCGCCGCTGCTGTTCATCACGATTCTGGTCATCATGGGCCTGATGGGCTTGGGCAACACGCTCACGCTGTTGCAGGTCATCACGTACTTCGCCATCCCGCTCGCGAACGTGGGGTTCGTGGTTTACCTCGACAGCATCACCGAATCGCTCGCTGCGACCCGCGGGAGTCGGGACGTACAGAGCGTCGTCGGCGTCCTCGCGGACCTTCGGGGGACTGACGACCCGACCAGCGAGCGGGTCGGCGACGAACGACCGACGCTGTCGGCGTTGGGCGTGGTCGAGAACGAAGTTCGGAGCGACGGTGGCACCACGACCGACACCACCACGACTGCGAAGACCACCGCCACCGACAACTTCGAGCGACTCGCGGCCTTCGAGCGAATCTGGTGGTTCCGAAAGGCACTCTCGGACCCGATTCACACCATCCGCGACAATCCGGTGTACGTACTGTACGCGACGATTCCGCTGGGGTTGCTCTCGGTTCTGCTCCGGTCGTGGCCACACCTTGCGGCCGGGACGCTGACCGCGCGCGTCGTGGACGACTTCGTGGTGCAGGCTGGACTGGTCGTCGTCGGCAGTTTCGCACTCGTGCAGGAAATTCACCGCCGTCGCCTCTCGGCCATCGAACGGGCGGTGCCGGACTTCCTCGACCGACTCGCCAGCGTCAACGAGGCGGGGATGTCTATCGTCGAGAGTCTGGGACGCGTTCGAAAGGGCGACTTGGGCGCGCTCGACGTGGAAGTCGAGCGCATCTGGGCGGACCTGCGCTGGGGAGCGGACGCCGAAACCGCACTCTACCGGTTCGAAGACCGCATCGACACGCCCATCATCACGCGGATGGTCTCGCTCATCGCCAACGCGATGCGGGCCAGCGGCGACCTCGCGCCGGTCTTGCGAATCGCGGCCGAAGAGGCCCAAGACACCCGACGACTGAAGCGCAAGCGTCGCCAAGAGATGGTGACCTACCTCGTCATCATCTACCTCTCGTTCTTCGTCTTCCTCGTCATCGTCGCGGCGCTGAACAGCATCCTCATACCGAACCTCCCGACCGGTGCGAGCGCGCCCGACTCGGGAGCGATTGGCGGTCGTGGGCCGCTCTCGTCCATCGCCAGCGTGAACCCCGACGCGTACACGCTCCTGTTCTTCCACACCGCACTGGTTCAGGCGCTGTTCTCGGGACTCGTCGCCGGACAGATGGGCGAACAGAGCGTCAAAAACGGGGCGAAACACGCGACGGCGATGCTCGCTATCGCGTACGTCGTCTTCCTCCTGTTGCCCTAATCTGCGGATAGACGACCGACTTATTCGCGTTCGAGCGCTACAGAGCGTATGCCGATAGACGCACGGCACTTCGAACGTGGAGTGG
The sequence above is a segment of the Halorussus halophilus genome. Coding sequences within it:
- a CDS encoding ABC transporter ATP-binding protein, whose protein sequence is MSNAVHLDGITKRFPGVVANDDVDLVVEEGTVHALLGENGAGKTTLMNVLYGLYEPTEGTVSVGGEEQDFDSPRDAIDAGVGMIHQHFMLVDPMTVAENIVLGNEPRKWGGLVADHDRARREVRELSQRYGFDVDPDATIEEVSVGVQQRVEILKALYRGADVLILDEPTAVLTPQEVEDLLEVIEELTDQGKTIIFITHKLGEAMHAADDITILRDGENVGTVKADETTREELAELMVGREVLLEVEKDESNPGDTVLSVDDLVVTDERDIEAVSDVDFEVREGEVFGIAGVDGNGQSELIEAITGLRLPESGQIDYLGEDVSTLSRRERIDAGMAYIPEDRHERGLVMDFDLVENALLGSQHSDEFAEGGRIDWGETRNHTEDVIEGYDVRPPNPDAKSEALSGGNQQKFIVGREFERDPNLVVATHPTRGVDIGSTEFIHERLLDLRDDGEGVLLVSSNLDEVQGLSDRLAVMHGGEIMDVVDPETTTEEELGLLMAGEYPDEKSADSAESANSAESGDSAESTDSTVSTEGGST
- a CDS encoding BMP family lipoprotein, with translation MSNSDRRTFLKLTGGAVGVGALSGCISLNGSGGSDTTTEETTSGSSGTTDASGTTDDSTTSGGEANADLNVGMVYALGGLGDKSFNDMANKGVKRAEEEMGITFQNAQPQQQSDFKTLQRRFASQNKFDLICCIGYAQTEALKANSKNFSDQDFMLVDSVVEQSNVANYTFKEHQGSFLVGQLASMLTTRDFSAGAGATASSETKVGFVGGVKVPLIEKFQAGFEKGVAHANSDVSVDVTYTGSFGDPSKGKEAALSMYQNGADIVYHAAGATGLGVFKAAQQEGRFAVGVDADQSRSEPSYKDVILASMVKRVDNAVYKSIDNKVNGNYNGGGVQALGLEKDGVACVYGQSLGSDIPQEVKDGISQSRQKIIDGDISVPTKPQ
- a CDS encoding phosphopentomutase/phosphoglucosamine mutase; translated protein: MDLFGTAGIRGSVVTKVTPELALSVGRAAGRDGETFVVGRDGRETGTALAAAMEAGLESVGADVRRVGQLPTPALAFASQGRRGVMLTASHNPPTDNGIKLFADGQEYDRDAERTIDERVEADDSPVAWDEWGHSEDLAVLPNYREAVTEYAREHGAPLDGLRVAVDCGNGMAAVATPQVLRALGAHVVTLNANVDGHFPGRESKPTPETLSDLREFVAGEGAESREFHLGIGHDGDADRIVVVDGDGEVIHEDTVVAVLAAHYTEQSDAEDPVVVTTPNASGRIDERVEAAGGRVERVRLGALHEGIATARADGSEGTEVVFAAEPWKHIHTQFGGWIDGVTSAAVISRLVAEAGGVEPLRGPVTERPYRKVSVSCPDDAKADVMARLETAIPEQFSDASVNTEYGVRATLPDGSWVLVRPSGTEPYVRVYAESDDVDELVEQAADEVRRAVGL
- a CDS encoding DUF7504 family protein; translated protein: MATDSTQPAEDVSSFVGHLRALKRDGCSLFVVGDVPRYLFTRASESMLGDDDVDRYRAMVVTDADEESVRSRLPSATDSAGTKTRVLTCANSVRSVSSERASLCSEQSPEVGPTMPEGPETRTVSDRSELQTELFDAIEAFDRQADGVRPAQLRVGVDSLGPMLDICDEDEVRQFAERVGERVRAHNGMAHFVLTESYDSERVQRLADAFDAVVELRVQDGDGEERWHLPDSDVTMPWVSL
- a CDS encoding DUF5793 family protein, which encodes MRRDYFTLDVRNVDWVEEDGSAEKPTVLIDFEGPSSTLRERLTGTSDELLDAAETDVAYRLQGEVDDPDTTGVVSVTNRITGDFVLELNEDADDVLKFIRAAREYGKASGDSDGRYHVEISINGEDLVAYDKSTFLVYNSDGHLLRQHSLIPSGVEL
- a CDS encoding type II/IV secretion system ATPase subunit, with protein sequence MTEWTTDDVRVRIREFQRTLKRTAEVLGGTPVDTGNYDPGEHGLLVSFSGIDGYEEIERYWVNAPFAFVSVNYDDEENEHRYHVVEPDLDDLETDLLARLFEDLRDSLIHRRDSAEEAAAEALKEELEELLSVYGVEVDAASFYRLFYYLHRSFSGFGKLDPLMSDPHIEDVSCDGYDLPIFVYHDEYTDIETNIVYGQDELDNLVVRLAQQSGQHVSIGDPVVEATLPDGSRAELALGEEVTPRGSAFTIRKYADEPFTPVDLVDYGTFSLDQMAYLWLAIESNKSLLFAGGTASGKTTSMNAISMFIPPRSKVLTIEDTRELALYHDNWLSSVTRERRGEGADITMYDLLRSALRHRPEYIVVGEVRGQEAMTLFQAMNTGHTTYSTMHADSVQTVINRLENKPIEVPRAMIQSLDVLCVQTLTHVGDERVRRNKVVAEIEGIDQRTGDLDYSTTFSWKANRDEFRQNDSHVLDEIQDERGWSRGELLGELRNRKRVLKFLSEQGVTDYKRFTAMVNEYYAHPERVLDSIGTETEVAVGPD
- a CDS encoding type II secretion system F family protein — protein: MFEYVPLVAVGLVWLSIGVAAIDRRVNRVVTRVALTLFGGYVTDNGRRRARRQRLLQSVHVAETYRMYAAKTVLYAAIAAVTGSVIGVYLVGAGLAVISISSETVRATLPSQLGPLATVFGDPNLSVGQLFALLLASSATVGLGAGTLTYWIRWENLSYRANTRERQIDESLARTVAFVYALSRSGMAFPEIMRTLARNQDVYGEAAAEVAVAVKSMDIAGLDMLSAIERLGEQTPSEKFEEFSDNLASVLRSGQSVPSYLADQYDRFQQEAEDQQESFLELLATLAEAYVSVFVVAPLLFITILVIMGLMGLGNTLTLLQVITYFAIPLANVGFVVYLDSITESLAATRGSRDVQSVVGVLADLRGTDDPTSERVGDERPTLSALGVVENEVRSDGGTTTDTTTTAKTTATDNFERLAAFERIWWFRKALSDPIHTIRDNPVYVLYATIPLGLLSVLLRSWPHLAAGTLTARVVDDFVVQAGLVVVGSFALVQEIHRRRLSAIERAVPDFLDRLASVNEAGMSIVESLGRVRKGDLGALDVEVERIWADLRWGADAETALYRFEDRIDTPIITRMVSLIANAMRASGDLAPVLRIAAEEAQDTRRLKRKRRQEMVTYLVIIYLSFFVFLVIVAALNSILIPNLPTGASAPDSGAIGGRGPLSSIASVNPDAYTLLFFHTALVQALFSGLVAGQMGEQSVKNGAKHATAMLAIAYVVFLLLP